The following are encoded together in the Pseudodesulfovibrio indicus genome:
- a CDS encoding ABC transporter ATP-binding protein codes for MQDPILTLNGITKTFGPVVANQDVTLTLHRGEMLALLGENGAGKTTLMSILFGHYVADAGTVEVDGAPLPQGSPRAALNAGVGMVHQHFTLAGNMSVLENVMLGTEPLTALRHDRKTALAKLTALMARFGLDVNPSAKVNALSVGERQRVEILKVLYRDARILILDEPTSVLTPQEADHLFHTLRQMVGEGLSVIFITHKMREVMAASDRCAVLRQGRVVFESATADTTAGELARAMVGSDIPKARRPEPKQGKEILYLDSIRVDDARGKPLLDNLSLSLKSHEILGIAGVSGNGQAQLADLLSGLIAPRCGQIVIRGKAVHNPTPAAMLERGVGRVPDDRTGTGLVADMTVMENLATETYRLPGFARRGVLNFKALASRAKQLVETFDIRCPGIDTPVRKLSGGNMQKLILARVFSSAPAIIMVNQPTWGLDVGATAYVHQQLLNGAERGAGIILISEDLDELLQVADRIQVMYQGSLSDPVPTSGVDRAGLGLLMSGNRPKGAGGGVACA; via the coding sequence ATGCAGGACCCCATCCTGACCCTGAACGGCATCACCAAGACCTTCGGGCCGGTGGTCGCCAACCAAGACGTGACCCTGACCCTCCATCGCGGCGAGATGCTCGCCCTGCTGGGCGAGAACGGCGCGGGCAAGACCACCCTCATGTCCATCCTGTTCGGCCATTACGTGGCCGACGCGGGCACGGTGGAGGTGGACGGCGCGCCCCTGCCCCAGGGGTCGCCCCGCGCCGCGTTGAACGCGGGCGTGGGCATGGTCCACCAGCACTTCACCCTGGCCGGAAACATGTCCGTGCTCGAAAACGTCATGCTCGGCACCGAACCCCTGACCGCGCTCAGGCACGACCGCAAGACCGCCCTGGCCAAGCTCACGGCCCTGATGGCCCGCTTCGGCCTGGACGTGAACCCCTCGGCCAAGGTCAACGCCCTGTCCGTGGGCGAACGCCAGCGGGTGGAGATATTAAAGGTCCTGTACCGCGACGCACGCATCCTCATCCTGGACGAGCCGACCTCGGTGCTCACCCCGCAGGAGGCGGACCACCTGTTCCACACCCTGCGCCAGATGGTCGGCGAGGGGCTGTCCGTGATCTTCATCACCCACAAGATGCGCGAGGTCATGGCCGCGTCCGACCGCTGCGCCGTGCTCCGCCAGGGGCGCGTGGTCTTCGAGTCGGCCACGGCGGACACCACCGCCGGGGAGCTGGCCCGGGCCATGGTCGGCAGCGACATCCCCAAGGCGCGCCGCCCGGAGCCGAAGCAGGGCAAGGAGATCCTGTACCTCGACTCCATCCGGGTGGATGACGCGCGCGGCAAACCGCTCCTGGACAACCTCTCCCTGAGCCTCAAGAGCCACGAAATCCTGGGCATCGCCGGGGTCTCCGGCAACGGCCAGGCCCAGCTGGCCGACCTGCTCTCCGGGCTGATCGCGCCCCGCTGCGGGCAGATCGTCATCCGGGGCAAGGCCGTGCACAACCCCACCCCGGCGGCCATGCTGGAGCGCGGCGTGGGCCGCGTGCCCGACGACCGCACCGGCACCGGCCTGGTGGCGGACATGACCGTCATGGAGAACCTGGCCACCGAGACCTACCGGCTGCCCGGCTTCGCCCGGCGCGGCGTGCTGAATTTCAAGGCGCTGGCCTCCCGCGCCAAACAACTGGTGGAAACCTTCGACATCCGCTGCCCCGGCATCGATACCCCGGTGCGCAAGCTGTCCGGCGGCAACATGCAAAAGCTCATCCTGGCCCGCGTGTTTTCGAGCGCGCCCGCCATCATCATGGTCAACCAGCCCACCTGGGGGCTGGACGTGGGGGCCACCGCCTACGTCCACCAGCAGCTCCTGAACGGGGCCGAACGCGGCGCGGGCATCATCCTCATCTCCGAGGACCTCGACGAACTGCTCCAGGTGGCGGACCGCATCCAGGTCATGTACCAGGGGTCCCTGTCCGACCCGGTTCCCACCTCCGGGGTGGACCGCGCCGGGCTGGGCCTGCTCATGTCCGGCAACCGGCCCAAGGGTGCCGGGGGAGGCGTAGCATGCGCATAG
- a CDS encoding amidohydrolase family protein, producing MLDLLVKNARIAGRETTADIACRDGKIVEVAPCIEGEAARTIDADGCLVTPPFVDSHFHMDATLSMGMPRLNRSGTLLEGIRIWGELKPDLTPEGLKERALKLCSWAVAKGNLAIRTHVDTTDPTLMAVDMLLEVREEMKEFIDIQLVAFPQDGVLRCERGVELLKRALDKGVDVVGGIPHFERTMDEGRRSVEILCEIAADRGLMVDMHCDESDDPHSRHIESLTFQTQRLGMQGRVTGSHLTSMHSMDNYYVSKLLPLMAEAGINCVCNPLVNMNLQGRHDTYPKRRGLMRVPELTAMGINVSLGHDDVMDPWYPMGTHDMLEVAHMGAHALHMTGTDQQEALFDAVTVNGAKTLNLAGYGLAPGDNADMVVLQAANRLEALRLHPARLFVIRRGKVISTTPPVRATVELGRTLTVDFR from the coding sequence ATGCTCGACCTGCTGGTCAAGAACGCGCGCATCGCCGGGCGCGAAACCACGGCGGACATCGCCTGCCGGGACGGGAAGATCGTCGAGGTCGCCCCGTGCATCGAGGGCGAGGCCGCTCGGACCATTGACGCCGACGGCTGCCTGGTCACGCCCCCCTTCGTGGACTCCCACTTCCACATGGACGCCACCCTGTCCATGGGCATGCCGCGCCTGAACCGGTCCGGCACCCTGCTGGAGGGCATCCGCATCTGGGGCGAGCTCAAGCCCGACCTGACCCCCGAGGGGTTGAAGGAACGCGCCCTCAAGCTCTGCTCCTGGGCCGTGGCCAAGGGCAACCTGGCCATCCGCACCCACGTGGACACCACGGACCCGACCCTGATGGCCGTGGACATGCTCCTGGAGGTGCGCGAGGAGATGAAGGAGTTCATCGACATCCAGCTGGTGGCCTTTCCCCAGGACGGCGTGCTGCGCTGCGAACGCGGCGTGGAGCTCTTGAAGCGCGCCCTGGACAAGGGCGTGGACGTGGTCGGCGGCATCCCGCACTTCGAGCGGACCATGGACGAGGGCCGAAGGTCCGTGGAGATCCTCTGCGAGATCGCGGCGGACCGGGGGCTGATGGTCGACATGCACTGCGACGAGTCCGACGACCCGCACTCGCGGCACATCGAATCCCTGACCTTCCAGACGCAACGGCTGGGCATGCAGGGCCGCGTCACCGGCTCGCACCTGACCTCCATGCACTCCATGGACAACTACTACGTGTCCAAGCTCCTGCCGCTCATGGCCGAGGCCGGGATCAACTGCGTGTGCAACCCGCTGGTGAACATGAACCTCCAAGGCCGCCACGACACCTATCCCAAGCGGCGCGGGCTGATGCGCGTGCCCGAGCTGACGGCCATGGGGATCAACGTGTCGCTCGGCCACGACGACGTCATGGACCCGTGGTATCCCATGGGCACCCACGACATGCTGGAGGTCGCCCACATGGGCGCGCACGCCCTGCACATGACCGGCACGGACCAGCAGGAAGCGTTGTTCGACGCGGTCACCGTCAACGGCGCGAAGACCCTGAACCTCGCGGGCTACGGGCTGGCCCCGGGCGACAACGCGGACATGGTCGTGCTCCAGGCCGCTAACCGGCTGGAGGCGCTCAGGCTGCACCCCGCCCGGCTGTTCGTCATCCGGCGCGGCAAGGTCATCTCCACCACCCCGCCGGTGCGCGCCACCGTGGAGCTGGGACGAACCCTGACCGTGGATTTCCGCTGA
- a CDS encoding tetrathionate reductase family octaheme c-type cytochrome, protein MKTKPRKIIGWSVLAVAVTVLWALAPAWTATPPAGEAEPVAKSRKDLTPRPESWSPVDQVKAEELARKEHPYVDKVLMEDLPLRQQRLRKLGIGPKDMKQSYILLDSEFVDTFDRKYEPVRFMHAKHSAALNGDCASCHHYRPEDPEAAEIVACRSCHQDAFSEKDPERIGLKAAYHMQCMDCHEQMKQGPVSCEGCHAKRPVDHKELVKLPDNPSPQEVTRECLRCHEQAGEDMLTTAHWLWRGPSPYTVEHRKSVLSGKGTTTLNNFCLSVLSNESRCTSCHAGYGWKDNTFDFSNKENMDCLVCHDTTGSYRKAPPAAGMPDPKVDMVFVAQNVGPSSRQTCGVCHFAGGGGDAVKHADMSAELNWPDRNCDIHMGGYDFSCTECHETRNHKISGRSTSVPVAEGSRACEDCHTSKPHYGESLLDHHLNMHCETVACNACHSPIYSKCAATKTWWDWSTAGDKKREVRKDKYGKPDYNWMKGDFRWKEAAKPVYAWYNGFMERRLLGDPINPEAKGFLPGEQPTPEQKAAMVVTDITRPVGALDDPHSKITPFKIMAGIQPADAKHRYLLVPHLFPYGKEDTSAFWKGTDWQAAFKEGMAKANLPYSGEYMWVATNMYWRIEHEVMPKEHALSCVQCHESLKGERTCDRCHQDSREVKFRELVEQGADFELLKMMGRDVDDLIGSTDYIDFRKLGYKGDPIVYGGRFKKLPLGYGLTKK, encoded by the coding sequence ATGAAGACGAAGCCGAGGAAGATAATCGGTTGGTCGGTCCTGGCCGTCGCGGTCACGGTCCTGTGGGCGCTGGCCCCGGCCTGGACCGCCACGCCCCCGGCCGGTGAGGCCGAGCCCGTGGCCAAGTCGCGCAAGGATCTGACTCCCAGGCCCGAGAGCTGGTCGCCCGTGGACCAGGTCAAGGCGGAGGAGCTGGCCCGCAAGGAACACCCCTACGTGGACAAGGTGCTCATGGAGGACCTGCCCCTGCGCCAGCAGCGGCTGCGCAAGCTGGGCATCGGCCCCAAGGACATGAAGCAGAGCTACATCCTGCTGGACAGCGAGTTCGTGGACACCTTTGACCGCAAGTACGAGCCCGTGCGGTTCATGCACGCCAAGCATTCGGCCGCCCTGAACGGCGATTGCGCCTCCTGCCACCACTACCGCCCCGAGGACCCCGAGGCCGCCGAGATCGTGGCCTGCCGCTCCTGCCACCAGGACGCCTTCTCCGAGAAGGACCCCGAGCGCATCGGGCTCAAGGCCGCCTACCACATGCAGTGCATGGACTGCCATGAGCAGATGAAGCAGGGGCCGGTCAGTTGCGAAGGGTGCCACGCCAAGCGCCCGGTGGACCACAAGGAGCTGGTCAAGCTCCCGGACAACCCCTCTCCGCAGGAGGTCACGCGGGAATGCCTGCGCTGCCACGAACAGGCGGGCGAGGACATGCTGACCACGGCCCACTGGCTGTGGCGCGGCCCGTCTCCGTACACCGTGGAGCACCGCAAGAGCGTCCTGTCCGGCAAGGGCACCACCACGCTGAACAACTTCTGCCTGTCGGTGCTCAGCAACGAATCCCGCTGCACCTCCTGCCACGCCGGGTACGGCTGGAAGGACAACACCTTCGACTTCTCCAACAAGGAGAACATGGACTGCCTGGTCTGCCACGACACCACGGGCAGCTATCGCAAGGCACCGCCCGCGGCGGGCATGCCCGACCCCAAGGTGGACATGGTCTTCGTCGCCCAAAACGTCGGCCCCTCCAGCCGCCAGACCTGCGGCGTCTGCCACTTCGCGGGCGGCGGCGGGGACGCGGTCAAGCACGCGGACATGTCGGCCGAGCTCAACTGGCCCGACCGCAACTGCGACATCCACATGGGCGGCTACGACTTCAGCTGCACGGAGTGCCACGAGACCCGGAACCACAAGATATCGGGCCGGTCCACCTCCGTGCCCGTGGCCGAAGGGTCCCGCGCCTGCGAGGACTGCCATACGTCCAAGCCGCACTACGGCGAGAGCCTGCTCGACCATCACCTGAACATGCACTGCGAGACCGTGGCCTGCAACGCCTGCCACTCGCCCATCTACTCCAAGTGCGCGGCGACGAAGACCTGGTGGGACTGGTCCACGGCCGGGGACAAGAAGCGCGAGGTGCGCAAGGACAAGTACGGCAAGCCGGACTACAACTGGATGAAGGGCGACTTCCGCTGGAAGGAGGCGGCCAAGCCCGTCTACGCCTGGTACAACGGGTTCATGGAGCGCCGCCTGCTGGGCGACCCCATCAATCCGGAGGCCAAGGGGTTCCTGCCGGGCGAGCAGCCGACCCCGGAGCAGAAGGCGGCCATGGTCGTCACGGACATCACCCGTCCGGTGGGCGCCCTGGACGACCCGCACTCCAAGATCACGCCGTTCAAGATCATGGCCGGCATCCAGCCCGCGGACGCCAAGCACCGCTATCTGCTGGTGCCGCACCTGTTCCCCTACGGCAAGGAGGACACGTCCGCCTTCTGGAAGGGGACCGACTGGCAGGCCGCGTTCAAGGAAGGCATGGCCAAGGCCAATCTGCCCTACAGCGGCGAGTACATGTGGGTCGCCACCAACATGTACTGGCGCATCGAGCACGAGGTCATGCCCAAGGAGCACGCCCTGTCCTGCGTCCAGTGCCACGAGAGCCTCAAGGGCGAGCGGACCTGCGACCGCTGCCACCAGGATTCCCGCGAGGTCAAGTTCCGGGAGCTGGTGGAGCAGGGCGCGGACTTCGAGCTGCTCAAGATGATGGGCCGCGACGTGGACGACCTGATCGGCTCCACCGACTACATCGACTTCAGGAAGCTCGGCTACAAGGGCGATCCCATCGTCTACGGCGGCCGGTTCAAGAAGCTGCCGCTGGGCTATGGCCTGACAAAGAAGTAA
- the nrfD gene encoding NrfD/PsrC family molybdoenzyme membrane anchor subunit, whose product MTHRPQPVAQPFWTPGVLVMLALMIAAGVTLVVRYTYGLSAVTNLNNHYPWGIWIGLDVASGVALAAGGFTTAFLAHILGRHYYEAVTRPALLTAALGYTFVALAVFFDIGRSWAIWKVVIYQNHTSALFEVAMCVMTYVTVLWIEFIPVLAEKLGHKIRLLAFLDRILDKTMWVFIILGVVLSCMHQSSLGTLMVIAPTKTSPLWATPLQPLLFLTSAFAVGYPMVVVETTIATSSLKLESEMNVLTPLSRITILLLGVYLFLKVGDLIWRGAYATLLDGSAQSGSFLVEVGLGVILPWVMLLFPAVRRSRRLLFTAALLIVSGVMLNRFNVFVVSFKAPYATSPYYPAIGEILVTAGSVAAIFFLYRLFVTWFPVLSAQRQEVSR is encoded by the coding sequence ATGACGCATAGGCCCCAACCCGTCGCACAACCCTTCTGGACACCCGGCGTCCTGGTCATGCTGGCCCTGATGATCGCTGCGGGCGTGACCCTGGTCGTCCGCTACACCTACGGCCTGTCCGCCGTGACCAACCTGAACAACCACTACCCCTGGGGCATCTGGATCGGCCTGGACGTGGCCTCGGGCGTGGCCCTGGCCGCGGGCGGCTTCACCACCGCCTTCCTGGCCCACATCCTGGGCCGCCACTATTACGAGGCCGTGACCCGGCCCGCGCTGCTGACCGCCGCCCTGGGCTACACCTTCGTGGCCCTGGCCGTGTTCTTCGACATCGGCCGCTCCTGGGCCATCTGGAAGGTGGTCATCTACCAGAACCACACCTCGGCCCTGTTCGAGGTGGCCATGTGCGTCATGACCTACGTCACCGTGCTGTGGATCGAGTTCATCCCGGTCCTGGCGGAAAAGCTGGGCCACAAGATCAGGCTGCTGGCCTTCCTGGACCGCATCCTGGACAAGACCATGTGGGTCTTCATCATCCTCGGGGTGGTGCTGTCCTGCATGCACCAGTCGAGCCTCGGCACCCTGATGGTCATCGCGCCGACCAAGACGTCGCCCCTGTGGGCCACGCCGCTGCAACCGCTGCTCTTCCTGACTTCGGCCTTTGCCGTGGGCTATCCCATGGTCGTGGTCGAGACGACCATCGCCACCTCCTCGCTCAAGCTGGAGTCGGAGATGAACGTGCTCACCCCGCTGTCCAGGATCACCATCCTGCTGCTCGGCGTCTACCTGTTCCTCAAGGTCGGGGACCTGATCTGGCGCGGGGCCTACGCCACCCTGCTGGACGGCTCGGCCCAGAGCGGTTCCTTCCTGGTGGAAGTGGGGCTCGGCGTGATCCTGCCCTGGGTCATGCTGCTCTTCCCGGCGGTGCGCCGGTCGCGCAGGCTGCTCTTCACGGCGGCCCTGCTCATCGTCTCGGGCGTGATGCTCAACCGCTTCAACGTGTTCGTGGTCTCGTTCAAGGCTCCGTATGCGACGAGTCCGTACTACCCGGCCATCGGCGAGATTCTGGTCACCGCCGGGTCCGTGGCCGCGATCTTCTTCCTGTACCGTCTGTTCGTGACCTGGTTCCCGGTGCTTTCCGCCCAACGACAGGAGGTGTCCCGATGA
- a CDS encoding ABC transporter permease: protein MNLFDFLLETGFWMATIRMASPLIFGTLGELICERAGVLNLGIEGIMSAGCMAGWMWVYLGGDLWTGVLFAAFVGAMFGLLHALFTVHLGLSQHVTGLGITMLGSSLAAFVFRMLLPKATTPPKIVPFTPLKVPFLSDLPFLGETLFNQTALTYLALAMVVVVAYLLFRTPLGLAVRMVGENPMAAEAQGLSVFSIRTGAVMAGSALMAVGGAFLTMSAFDAHYIGMVNGRGWICIALVVFSSWKPAKALLGCVLFAAFDAIQMRVQQQSGMAIPYQFYLMMPYVFSIIALIVMSRRAAYPKALLIPFRRGER from the coding sequence ATGAACCTGTTCGACTTCCTTCTTGAGACCGGTTTCTGGATGGCCACCATCCGGATGGCCTCGCCGCTCATCTTCGGCACCCTGGGCGAGCTGATCTGCGAGCGCGCGGGCGTGCTCAACCTCGGCATCGAGGGCATCATGTCCGCCGGGTGCATGGCGGGCTGGATGTGGGTCTACCTCGGCGGCGACCTGTGGACCGGCGTGCTCTTCGCGGCCTTTGTGGGCGCGATGTTCGGGCTGCTCCACGCCCTGTTCACCGTGCACCTGGGGCTGTCCCAGCACGTCACGGGCCTGGGCATCACCATGCTCGGATCGAGCCTCGCGGCCTTCGTCTTCCGCATGCTCCTGCCCAAGGCCACCACCCCGCCCAAGATCGTGCCGTTCACCCCGCTCAAGGTCCCGTTCCTGTCCGACCTGCCCTTCCTGGGCGAGACCCTGTTCAACCAGACCGCCCTCACCTATCTGGCCCTCGCCATGGTCGTGGTGGTCGCCTACCTGCTCTTCCGCACCCCGCTGGGGCTGGCCGTGCGCATGGTCGGCGAAAACCCCATGGCCGCCGAGGCGCAGGGATTGTCCGTGTTCTCCATCCGCACCGGCGCGGTCATGGCGGGCAGCGCGCTCATGGCCGTGGGCGGCGCGTTCCTGACCATGTCCGCCTTTGACGCGCACTACATCGGCATGGTCAACGGACGCGGCTGGATCTGCATCGCCCTGGTGGTCTTCTCGTCCTGGAAACCGGCCAAGGCGCTGCTGGGCTGCGTGCTCTTCGCGGCCTTCGACGCCATCCAGATGCGCGTGCAGCAGCAGTCCGGCATGGCCATCCCGTACCAATTCTACTTGATGATGCCCTACGTTTTCTCCATCATAGCGCTCATCGTCATGTCGCGCCGCGCGGCCTACCCCAAGGCCCTGCTCATCCCCTTCCGCAGGGGCGAACGCTAA
- a CDS encoding 4Fe-4S dicluster domain-containing protein, protein MPITRRSFLAALGIAGATAAAPKNAEAWQSKAPPDPYGCLVDLTRCVGCRKCEQACKEVNDLPEPAIKFDDLTILDVKRRPDQNAFTVINRYYSGRIDDRDKLVPTFVKVQCMHCQDPACASACITGALSKKENGAVHYDVDKCIGCRYCMAACPFEIPAYEYDRPVLPRVRKCTFCFERISKEGGKPGCASICPVEAITFGKRSELLGQARERIKGDPGKYNDHIYGEREVGGTSWMYISNVDFGKVGFQALPTRPMPQTTETIQSGLFSYLWSPLALFGVLGAVMGYTSRKHDKEDGHDA, encoded by the coding sequence ATGCCGATTACCCGCAGAAGTTTTCTGGCCGCATTGGGGATTGCCGGGGCGACCGCTGCGGCGCCCAAGAATGCGGAGGCCTGGCAGTCGAAGGCGCCGCCGGACCCCTACGGATGCCTGGTGGACCTGACCCGCTGCGTCGGCTGCCGCAAGTGCGAGCAGGCCTGCAAGGAGGTCAACGACCTGCCCGAGCCCGCGATCAAGTTCGACGACCTGACCATCCTCGACGTCAAGCGCCGCCCGGACCAGAACGCCTTTACCGTCATCAACCGCTACTATTCCGGCCGCATCGACGACCGGGACAAGCTGGTCCCCACCTTCGTCAAGGTGCAGTGCATGCATTGCCAGGACCCGGCCTGCGCCTCGGCGTGCATCACCGGGGCCCTGAGCAAGAAGGAGAACGGGGCCGTGCATTACGACGTGGACAAGTGTATCGGCTGCCGCTACTGCATGGCCGCCTGTCCCTTCGAGATTCCGGCCTACGAGTACGACCGGCCCGTCCTGCCCAGGGTGCGCAAGTGCACCTTCTGTTTCGAGCGCATCTCCAAGGAGGGGGGCAAGCCCGGCTGCGCGTCCATCTGTCCGGTGGAGGCCATCACCTTCGGCAAACGGTCCGAGCTGCTCGGCCAGGCCCGCGAGCGCATCAAGGGCGATCCCGGCAAGTACAACGACCACATCTACGGCGAGCGGGAAGTGGGCGGCACGAGCTGGATGTACATCTCCAACGTGGATTTCGGGAAGGTCGGCTTCCAGGCCCTGCCCACCCGGCCCATGCCGCAGACCACGGAGACCATCCAGAGCGGGCTGTTCAGCTACCTGTGGTCCCCGCTGGCCCTGTTCGGGGTCCTCGGCGCGGTCATGGGCTACACCAGCCGCAAGCACGACAAGGAGGACGGCCATGACGCATAG
- a CDS encoding ABC transporter permease, with protein MRIEARENVSLARKALAPVLAVGAAMVVCSALLVWAGASPLEGWALMLKGALGSTFALTETLTRATPLIFTGLAAAVAFRAKLWNIGAEGQLYIGAVVATWLGAGSFEMPAFLMIPYLFLAGAVGGGLLLLLPTLLKTKLQVDEVVTTLLLNFIVLLFVNWLVFGPWKDPMAMGWPQAAPVVDSALLPQLLAKTRLHLGFVIALACAVGAWWFMRATTWGFEIRAVGASPRASRFAGMPVNAVIVRTALLSGGLAAMAGVSELLGVKEYLTLDLSPGFGYSGIVVAMLAALHPLGVVASSLFVAVIYIGADSMSRAINISNYIADVTTAVCLLSVLVSMFLTRYRIRWR; from the coding sequence ATGCGCATAGAAGCGCGGGAGAATGTCTCCCTGGCCCGCAAGGCCCTGGCCCCGGTCCTGGCCGTGGGCGCGGCCATGGTCGTCTGTTCCGCCCTGCTCGTCTGGGCCGGGGCGTCCCCCCTGGAGGGCTGGGCGCTGATGCTCAAGGGCGCGCTGGGTTCCACCTTCGCCCTGACCGAGACCCTGACCCGCGCCACCCCGCTGATCTTCACCGGGCTGGCCGCGGCCGTGGCCTTCCGGGCCAAGCTCTGGAACATCGGGGCCGAGGGACAGCTGTACATCGGCGCGGTGGTCGCCACCTGGCTCGGCGCGGGGTCCTTCGAGATGCCCGCCTTCCTGATGATCCCCTACCTCTTCCTGGCCGGAGCCGTGGGCGGGGGGCTGCTCCTGCTCCTGCCCACCCTGCTCAAGACCAAGCTCCAGGTGGACGAGGTGGTCACCACCCTGCTGCTCAACTTCATCGTCCTGCTGTTCGTCAACTGGCTGGTCTTCGGGCCGTGGAAGGACCCCATGGCCATGGGCTGGCCCCAGGCCGCGCCGGTGGTCGATTCCGCCCTGCTGCCCCAGCTCCTGGCCAAGACCCGGCTGCACCTGGGGTTCGTCATCGCCCTGGCCTGCGCCGTGGGCGCGTGGTGGTTCATGCGCGCCACCACCTGGGGATTCGAGATCCGGGCCGTGGGCGCGAGCCCCCGCGCCAGTCGGTTCGCGGGCATGCCGGTGAACGCGGTCATCGTGCGCACCGCCCTGCTCTCCGGCGGGCTGGCCGCCATGGCGGGCGTGTCCGAGCTGCTCGGGGTCAAGGAGTACCTGACCCTCGACCTCTCCCCCGGCTTCGGCTACTCCGGCATCGTGGTCGCCATGCTCGCGGCCCTGCACCCGCTGGGCGTGGTCGCCTCGTCCCTGTTCGTGGCGGTCATCTACATCGGCGCGGACTCCATGAGCCGGGCCATCAACATCTCCAACTACATCGCGGACGTGACCACGGCGGTCTGTCTGCTCTCGGTGCTGGTCTCCATGTTCCTGACCCGCTACCGCATCCGGTGGAGGTAG